Proteins found in one Lutimonas zeaxanthinifaciens genomic segment:
- a CDS encoding GlsB/YeaQ/YmgE family stress response membrane protein — MSFLYFIIIGAIAGWLAGKIMQGGGFGLLMNMVLGIIGGVVGGWLFSFLGFSADGGILGSLVTAVVGAVLILYVGRLIKK, encoded by the coding sequence ATGAGCTTTCTCTATTTTATTATTATTGGTGCCATTGCCGGATGGCTGGCGGGAAAAATTATGCAAGGCGGTGGCTTTGGCCTGCTTATGAATATGGTTTTGGGTATCATTGGTGGGGTAGTAGGCGGATGGTTGTTTAGTTTTCTCGGATTCTCTGCTGATGGAGGTATCCTGGGTTCTCTGGTTACGGCAGTTGTTGGTGCGGTCTTGATATTATACGTAGGAAGGCTCATTAAAAAGTAA
- the trhA gene encoding PAQR family membrane homeostasis protein TrhA has product MKKETTFYDSKEETLNVITHAIGFVLSIIALVVLLVSASKNGSATLITSFAIFGSSLIVLYAASTFYHYTKNPDLRLKLNILDHAAIYVLIAGTYTPFALVVLKGWVGWTIFGISWGLALIGIIFKVFYFGRFDRLSTIAYVLMGWVVIFAIKPLIESFPVGGLYWLFGGGLAYTIGAVLYSIKKIRFNHAIFHVCVLIGSFCHFMAVFNYILPE; this is encoded by the coding sequence ATGAAAAAGGAAACCACATTTTACGACTCTAAAGAGGAAACGCTCAACGTCATAACGCATGCCATTGGTTTTGTACTTAGTATCATTGCCCTTGTGGTACTATTGGTCAGTGCTTCGAAGAACGGATCCGCAACGCTGATCACCAGTTTTGCCATTTTTGGAAGCAGCCTGATTGTTTTATACGCAGCGTCGACATTCTATCATTACACTAAAAATCCGGATTTACGTTTAAAACTGAACATTCTCGATCATGCCGCAATATATGTTCTTATTGCCGGAACTTATACCCCGTTTGCCCTGGTTGTCCTCAAAGGATGGGTAGGATGGACCATTTTTGGAATTTCATGGGGTTTGGCACTTATCGGGATCATCTTTAAAGTTTTTTACTTTGGAAGGTTCGACAGACTTTCAACCATCGCCTATGTGCTCATGGGATGGGTCGTTATTTTTGCCATTAAACCCCTGATCGAAAGTTTTCCTGTTGGTGGATTATACTGGTTGTTCGGTGGTGGCCTCGCCTATACGATCGGCGCTGTATTATACAGTATTAAAAAGATCCGATTTAATCATGCGATCTTCCATGTTTGTGTCCTGATCGGCAGTTTCTGTCATTTTATGGCTGTATTCAACTATATCCTTCCAGAATAA
- a CDS encoding ATP-binding protein → MLFSDIIGQEHIKHHLIKTVENSRIPHAQLFIAPTGSGVLPLAIAYAQYILCQNKDGENDTGNAACNMKFEKLGHPDLHFAFPVTKSQKVKKHPTSNDFMEEWRKFVHETPYGSLFNWYQLLGIENKQGQIGVHEAEDIVKKLILKPFEGGFKVMIIWMAERMNAPASNKLLKLIEEPPEKTLFLLIAENEELIIKTILSRCQVLHFQPLTEQNIIDTLMSRHQVDENQAIKIAQQSNGNWNKALHLLKHDDNEEAFEKWFVTWVRAAFKAKGDATVVQDLIKWSEEIAKTGRETQKRFLKYCSHFFRQALLTNYNARSLVFYESQNNFDIEKFAPFVHGANIEDINKAIEDAMYHIQRNGNARIIFLDLSMNLTRYLHQKEEQ, encoded by the coding sequence ATGCTATTTTCAGACATCATTGGGCAGGAACATATCAAACATCATTTGATAAAAACAGTAGAGAATTCCAGAATTCCTCATGCCCAGTTATTTATTGCTCCAACGGGTAGCGGGGTGCTTCCTTTGGCAATTGCCTATGCCCAGTATATTCTTTGTCAAAACAAAGATGGAGAGAACGACACAGGTAACGCGGCCTGTAATATGAAGTTTGAGAAACTGGGTCATCCTGACCTCCATTTTGCATTTCCGGTAACGAAAAGCCAAAAAGTAAAAAAGCATCCCACCAGTAATGATTTTATGGAGGAATGGAGAAAATTTGTTCACGAGACCCCATATGGCAGCCTGTTCAATTGGTACCAGCTACTGGGAATTGAGAACAAGCAGGGTCAGATTGGAGTTCACGAAGCAGAGGATATCGTAAAGAAACTGATCTTAAAACCCTTTGAGGGCGGATTTAAGGTCATGATCATTTGGATGGCTGAACGGATGAATGCTCCTGCCTCGAACAAGTTGCTTAAGTTAATTGAAGAACCACCTGAAAAAACACTGTTCTTATTGATAGCCGAAAACGAAGAGCTTATTATAAAAACCATATTATCAAGGTGCCAGGTCCTGCATTTTCAACCCCTTACAGAGCAAAATATTATTGACACACTGATGAGCCGTCATCAGGTTGATGAGAATCAGGCCATCAAAATAGCCCAGCAATCAAACGGTAACTGGAACAAGGCCCTGCATCTTTTAAAACATGATGATAACGAAGAGGCTTTTGAAAAATGGTTCGTGACCTGGGTACGGGCGGCCTTCAAGGCGAAAGGAGATGCCACCGTGGTTCAGGATCTTATCAAATGGAGCGAAGAGATCGCTAAAACAGGAAGAGAAACACAAAAAAGATTTTTAAAATACTGCTCACATTTTTTCCGTCAGGCCCTGCTTACTAATTATAATGCGCGTTCCCTTGTTTTTTATGAATCTCAAAACAATTTTGATATCGAGAAATTTGCTCCCTTCGTACATGGTGCGAATATTGAAGATATCAATAAGGCCATTGAAGATGCGATGTATCATATCCAAAGAAACGGTAATGCGAGAATCATCTTTCTGGACCTTTCAATGAATCTAACCCGTTATCTTCATCAAAAAGAAGAACAATAA
- a CDS encoding ferredoxin, protein MVIITLQRKKCIGCNYCVELAPKQFQMSKKDGKSVLLHSTEKKGFFTIKSPDMSILENAIKAKEACPVNIISVKEK, encoded by the coding sequence ATGGTAATTATCACCTTACAAAGGAAAAAATGTATCGGATGCAATTATTGTGTGGAGCTCGCTCCAAAACAATTTCAAATGTCTAAAAAGGACGGGAAATCGGTATTGCTTCATTCTACCGAAAAAAAAGGTTTTTTTACGATAAAATCTCCCGATATGTCGATCCTGGAGAATGCGATAAAAGCAAAAGAAGCTTGCCCCGTGAACATTATAAGCGTGAAGGAAAAATAG
- a CDS encoding PSP1 domain-containing protein produces MSCTSCSSSINGLPLGCKNNGACASGSCDKMNVFDWLSNMSLPNGQEPFNIVEVRFKNGRKGFYRNTKGLTISIGDVVAVESSPGHDVGVVSLTGELVKVQMKKKRVSTSKEDINQVYRKASEKDIEIWTNARNKEVEVQRKSRLIITRLGLKMKLSDVEFQGDGNKATFYYTADERVDFRQLIRELAGTFSLRVEMKQVGLRQEASRLGGIGSCGRELCCSTWLTDFRSVSTSAARYQQLSLNPQKLAGQCGKLKCCLNYELDSYMDALKTFPKTNVWLQTEKGPAVFQKMDIFQGWLWYAYKENPVTWHKLTVAQTNQIIELNRNKSKATSLEEYALELEFEATETSKFTDVVGQDSLTRFDKPKFKRKKKRKNRNFRNNKKNLQKKKN; encoded by the coding sequence ATGAGCTGTACTTCGTGCTCATCCTCTATAAATGGATTGCCTCTGGGCTGCAAAAACAATGGTGCCTGTGCTTCAGGAAGCTGTGATAAAATGAATGTTTTTGACTGGCTCTCGAACATGTCCCTCCCCAATGGACAGGAACCGTTCAATATTGTAGAGGTAAGGTTCAAAAATGGCCGTAAAGGTTTTTATCGGAATACAAAGGGCCTCACAATTTCAATTGGAGACGTGGTTGCTGTTGAAAGTTCACCGGGCCATGATGTTGGGGTGGTATCGCTTACCGGAGAGCTGGTTAAGGTGCAGATGAAAAAGAAGCGGGTATCTACTTCAAAAGAAGATATCAATCAGGTTTATCGAAAAGCCTCTGAAAAAGACATCGAAATCTGGACAAATGCAAGAAATAAAGAAGTCGAGGTTCAGAGAAAATCAAGACTGATCATTACCCGATTAGGATTAAAAATGAAACTTTCTGATGTTGAATTTCAGGGCGACGGAAATAAAGCTACTTTTTACTATACCGCAGATGAGCGCGTCGATTTCAGGCAGCTTATAAGAGAACTTGCCGGTACTTTTAGCTTAAGGGTTGAAATGAAGCAGGTTGGTCTTAGGCAGGAAGCCTCTCGTTTGGGTGGTATTGGATCGTGTGGAAGAGAACTTTGCTGCTCTACCTGGCTCACAGACTTTCGATCTGTAAGCACCTCTGCCGCAAGATACCAGCAACTGTCATTGAATCCCCAAAAGCTGGCGGGTCAATGCGGAAAATTAAAGTGTTGCCTGAATTATGAGCTGGATTCCTATATGGATGCTTTAAAGACATTTCCTAAAACCAATGTGTGGCTGCAAACAGAAAAAGGCCCCGCTGTTTTTCAGAAAATGGATATATTTCAGGGCTGGTTATGGTATGCCTACAAAGAAAACCCTGTAACCTGGCATAAACTAACCGTAGCGCAGACAAACCAGATCATTGAGCTTAACAGAAACAAGTCGAAAGCAACAAGTCTTGAAGAATATGCTTTGGAATTAGAATTTGAGGCAACGGAAACTTCAAAGTTTACGGATGTGGTGGGGCAGGACAGCCTGACCCGTTTCGACAAGCCTAAGTTCAAAAGAAAGAAAAAAAGGAAAAACCGCAATTTCAGAAATAACAAAAAGAATCTTCAAAAAAAGAAAAATTAA
- a CDS encoding gliding motility lipoprotein GldH, which translates to MRIELKKKETGLVQIILALFFLVSFVSCTKDMVYNQYVPIENGAWHKDSIINFKVSPSDTISKNNLYVTLRNNKDYEFSNLFLIVGIKFPNNYQIVDTLEYEMTTPDGRFLGNGMTDIKENKLEYKTNVTFSMSGDYNVTVQQAMRRTRDIDGLIHLNGITDVGLQIEKLN; encoded by the coding sequence ATGAGAATTGAATTGAAGAAAAAGGAAACAGGTCTTGTCCAAATTATTTTGGCTTTGTTTTTTCTTGTGTCTTTTGTTTCCTGTACCAAGGATATGGTTTACAATCAGTACGTACCCATTGAAAACGGAGCGTGGCACAAAGATTCCATCATTAATTTCAAAGTCAGTCCGAGCGATACGATCTCGAAAAATAATTTGTATGTTACGTTACGAAATAACAAAGACTATGAATTTAGTAATCTGTTTCTGATTGTTGGAATAAAGTTTCCCAACAACTATCAAATTGTCGATACGTTAGAGTATGAAATGACCACTCCCGATGGGCGATTTCTGGGCAACGGAATGACCGATATAAAAGAGAATAAACTTGAATATAAAACCAATGTCACATTTTCAATGTCAGGAGATTATAATGTTACTGTTCAGCAGGCGATGCGAAGAACAAGGGATATTGATGGCCTAATACACTTAAATGGAATTACAGATGTTGGATTACAAATTGAAAAATTGAATTGA
- a CDS encoding penicillin-binding protein 1A yields MAEKSQNTGASKFTKWIWKLFIGGLLLLFIVFLLAGLNVFGKLPTFEELENPENNLATEVISIDGETLGKYYRENRTPVKYSELPDNLIKALVATEDERYYDHSGIDFQGTARAAAKLGKDGGASTITQQLAKMLFTKKASGNIAKRLIQKVKEWVIAIRLEKQYTKNEIITMYFNKYDFGHNAVGIRSASRIHFGKEPNELKIEESAMLVGMLKNSSLYNPMRRPDMVKQRRNVVFGQMLRNEFITEAEKDSLQQLDLELDINLEGHSDGTATYFREYVRDFMKKWIKDNPKTNGESYNIYRDGLKIYVTLDSRLQENAEEAMKEHLANLQSIFFKQQKNNNTAPFYDLEPEQIESTMLAAMKRSDRWRKMKQNGASEEEIKASFYEATPMRIFSWKGDIDTVMTPYDSIRYNKFILQAGLLSTDPTTGHVKAWVGGIDYKHFQYDHVKQGKRQVGSTFKPFVYATAINQLGLSPCDEYPNTPYTIPAGKYHLDEDWTPRNSGEEYGGLRSLKNALANSINVISANLIDQTTPQNVVKMAKNLGVETEIPAVPSVALGTVDLSLYEMVGALNTFANKGMYVKPMMILRIEDKNGTILEEFTPETKEVLSESIAYTTINLMEGVTKYGSGIRLRTTGGKYPDNVATGYPYKFDNPIAGKTGTTQNHSDGWFIGLVPNLSTGVWVGAEDRSVHFVDITRGQGASMALPIWALYMKRNYADEDLNISKEEFEKPEELTINVDCDQVPSEDEKEKIEGEKLPDPDEEIDF; encoded by the coding sequence ATGGCTGAGAAAAGTCAAAATACCGGTGCCAGTAAGTTTACAAAATGGATTTGGAAATTATTCATTGGCGGGCTCCTGCTATTGTTCATCGTTTTTTTGCTTGCAGGATTAAATGTTTTTGGAAAGCTACCAACCTTTGAGGAGCTTGAAAACCCTGAAAACAATCTTGCGACGGAAGTAATTTCCATAGATGGGGAAACCCTGGGCAAATACTATCGGGAAAACAGAACACCGGTAAAATACAGTGAACTTCCGGATAATTTAATTAAGGCTCTGGTTGCCACTGAAGATGAACGATATTATGATCATTCAGGAATTGACTTTCAGGGAACGGCAAGGGCTGCTGCAAAGCTGGGTAAAGACGGAGGTGCAAGTACCATCACCCAACAGCTGGCCAAAATGCTTTTTACCAAAAAAGCTTCGGGCAATATTGCAAAAAGACTGATTCAGAAAGTAAAGGAATGGGTTATTGCCATCAGGCTGGAAAAGCAATATACCAAGAATGAGATCATCACCATGTATTTTAATAAATACGATTTCGGGCATAATGCCGTAGGAATCAGATCTGCCAGCAGAATCCATTTTGGAAAGGAACCCAATGAGCTGAAAATAGAGGAATCTGCCATGCTTGTGGGTATGTTGAAGAATTCCTCGCTTTACAATCCGATGAGGAGGCCGGACATGGTAAAGCAAAGAAGAAATGTGGTCTTTGGTCAAATGCTTCGTAATGAATTTATTACTGAAGCAGAAAAAGACTCGCTTCAGCAGCTGGACCTGGAACTTGACATCAATCTTGAAGGCCATAGTGATGGGACGGCAACTTATTTCAGGGAATATGTCCGTGATTTTATGAAAAAATGGATCAAGGACAATCCAAAAACGAATGGTGAAAGTTATAATATTTACAGGGACGGACTTAAAATTTATGTTACGTTAGACTCCCGTTTACAGGAAAATGCGGAGGAGGCCATGAAAGAGCACCTTGCCAATTTGCAAAGTATCTTCTTCAAACAACAGAAAAATAACAATACGGCCCCTTTTTATGATCTCGAGCCTGAGCAAATAGAAAGCACCATGCTGGCAGCGATGAAAAGAAGTGATCGATGGAGGAAAATGAAACAAAACGGAGCTTCTGAAGAAGAAATCAAAGCCTCTTTTTATGAAGCGACCCCGATGAGAATATTTTCCTGGAAAGGAGACATCGATACCGTAATGACACCCTATGATTCTATACGTTATAACAAGTTTATTCTTCAGGCAGGCTTGTTATCGACCGATCCAACAACCGGTCATGTAAAAGCCTGGGTAGGAGGAATAGATTATAAGCATTTTCAGTACGATCATGTTAAACAGGGTAAACGTCAGGTCGGATCAACATTTAAACCTTTTGTTTATGCCACCGCAATCAATCAGCTGGGCTTGTCTCCCTGCGATGAATACCCTAATACGCCTTATACAATTCCCGCAGGAAAATACCACCTTGATGAAGACTGGACTCCTCGAAATTCAGGTGAGGAATACGGAGGCTTGCGATCGCTGAAAAATGCACTTGCCAATTCCATAAATGTGATCTCCGCCAATCTTATCGATCAGACCACGCCTCAAAATGTAGTAAAAATGGCAAAGAACCTCGGGGTTGAAACTGAAATTCCCGCAGTACCTTCCGTGGCATTGGGAACGGTTGATCTGAGTCTGTATGAAATGGTAGGTGCCTTAAATACATTTGCCAACAAGGGGATGTATGTAAAACCTATGATGATCCTTCGAATTGAGGATAAAAACGGGACAATCCTTGAAGAATTTACACCAGAAACCAAAGAGGTCCTCAGCGAGAGTATTGCTTATACCACCATCAACCTGATGGAAGGCGTTACCAAATACGGTTCCGGAATCCGGCTTAGAACCACCGGAGGAAAATACCCTGATAACGTGGCCACCGGGTATCCTTATAAATTTGATAATCCGATCGCAGGTAAAACAGGGACAACACAAAATCATTCTGACGGATGGTTTATAGGCCTTGTACCAAACCTTTCCACAGGTGTTTGGGTTGGGGCCGAAGACAGGTCGGTCCATTTTGTTGATATCACAAGGGGTCAAGGAGCATCAATGGCACTGCCGATCTGGGCGCTTTATATGAAAAGAAACTATGCTGATGAGGACTTGAACATCAGCAAAGAGGAATTTGAAAAACCTGAAGAGTTAACGATCAATGTGGATTGCGATCAGGTACCGAGCGAGGATGAAAAAGAGAAAATCGAAGGCGAAAAACTTCCTGATCCTGATGAAGAAATAGATTTCTAG
- a CDS encoding AMP-binding protein, producing MTASWHPNDEVLKSSNIYKMMLKNKLDSYESLWQWSVQNKSEFWKQTIANLNINFKRKFDSVLDISEGIENASWLKGSKFNIVDSCFQHHEDSTALVYQSEKGTLTKVTQKELERYVNRIANGLKEYGLVPGDRIAIDMPMTYQAVAVYLAAIKAGCPVVTIADSFTSNEIEVRLKITGPKLIFTQDFIYRAGKTLPLYDKVVHADAPKAIVIKGGSSESSLRSGDLFFESFLSETEEFNTVFLDPEDMITVLFSSGTTGEPKAIPWINTVPVKCASDGYYHHNIQENDVVCWPTNLGWMMGPWLIFASLINKSTIALYYGAPMGEGFGEFVQNAKVTMLGVVPSIVRHWKNTGTMESFDWNSIKCFSSTGEASNPEEMEYLMQLGKNKPVIEYCGGTEIGGGYVTSTVVQPNIASTFSTQALGGEFVLLNEDNEETDRGEMFLIPPILGLSKTLLNRNHHEVYFEGNPSYNGRVLRRHGDQLERLTNGYYKAQGRADDAMNLGGIKVSSIQIEEVINLLDFVKESAAIAVSPPKGGPGQLFIYIVSTDKTLSLDEKLKAARTIIREQLNPLFKAEGLIEIEALPRTASGKVMRRKLRDMLQQ from the coding sequence ATGACTGCGTCCTGGCATCCAAATGATGAGGTATTAAAAAGCAGCAACATCTATAAAATGATGTTGAAAAATAAACTTGATTCTTATGAGAGTTTATGGCAGTGGTCCGTTCAGAACAAAAGTGAATTCTGGAAACAAACCATCGCAAATCTAAACATCAATTTTAAAAGAAAATTTGACTCAGTGCTTGATATTTCCGAGGGGATTGAAAATGCAAGCTGGCTGAAAGGATCAAAATTTAATATTGTTGACTCGTGTTTTCAGCACCATGAAGATTCGACTGCACTTGTTTACCAAAGCGAAAAGGGAACTCTCACTAAGGTTACTCAAAAGGAGCTTGAAAGGTACGTAAACAGAATAGCGAACGGCTTGAAAGAATACGGGCTGGTGCCGGGAGATCGTATAGCCATTGATATGCCAATGACCTATCAGGCTGTAGCCGTATATCTGGCAGCAATCAAGGCGGGTTGTCCTGTAGTAACTATTGCAGACAGCTTTACTTCGAATGAAATTGAAGTACGTCTAAAGATTACCGGGCCAAAATTGATTTTTACACAGGATTTTATTTACAGGGCCGGAAAAACCCTTCCCTTATATGATAAAGTTGTCCATGCGGACGCCCCAAAAGCAATTGTCATCAAAGGAGGATCCTCAGAAAGCTCACTGCGGTCAGGAGATCTCTTCTTTGAATCGTTTTTGTCTGAAACAGAAGAATTCAATACGGTTTTTTTAGACCCTGAAGATATGATCACCGTTTTGTTTTCATCAGGTACCACAGGTGAACCCAAAGCAATACCCTGGATAAATACTGTACCGGTTAAATGTGCTTCTGATGGTTATTATCATCATAATATTCAGGAAAATGATGTGGTATGCTGGCCAACCAATTTAGGCTGGATGATGGGCCCCTGGCTTATTTTTGCCAGCCTGATCAATAAATCGACCATTGCATTGTATTATGGAGCGCCGATGGGAGAGGGATTTGGCGAATTTGTTCAGAATGCCAAGGTAACCATGCTGGGGGTCGTTCCAAGTATTGTAAGACATTGGAAGAACACAGGAACGATGGAATCATTTGACTGGAATTCGATCAAATGCTTCAGTTCTACAGGAGAAGCCTCAAATCCGGAGGAAATGGAATACCTGATGCAGCTTGGTAAGAACAAACCTGTTATAGAATACTGCGGAGGTACGGAAATTGGAGGAGGTTATGTGACCAGTACAGTGGTTCAACCCAATATCGCCAGTACTTTTTCGACCCAGGCGCTTGGTGGTGAATTCGTCCTTTTAAATGAAGACAATGAGGAAACAGATCGGGGTGAAATGTTCTTAATTCCACCCATTTTAGGCCTTTCCAAAACCTTGCTAAACCGCAACCATCACGAGGTGTATTTCGAGGGCAATCCGAGCTATAATGGCCGGGTTCTTCGGAGGCATGGTGACCAGCTGGAACGGCTTACAAACGGATATTATAAGGCGCAGGGACGTGCGGATGATGCGATGAATCTTGGAGGCATTAAGGTAAGTTCCATCCAGATTGAGGAGGTGATTAACTTGCTGGACTTTGTAAAAGAGAGTGCAGCGATTGCTGTTTCTCCACCTAAAGGAGGGCCGGGACAACTTTTCATTTATATTGTTAGCACAGACAAAACCCTTAGTTTGGATGAAAAATTAAAAGCGGCCCGAACCATAATCAGAGAGCAATTAAATCCATTGTTTAAAGCTGAAGGGCTAATTGAAATTGAAGCGCTGCCCCGGACTGCTTCTGGTAAGGTCATGCGCAGAAAGTTGCGAGATATGTTACAACAGTAA
- a CDS encoding exodeoxyribonuclease III, with the protein MKVLSYNVNGIRAAMKKGFLEWLSASDPDVICIQETKAHKEQLELNQFEDLGYPFHYWFSAEKKGYSGVAVLSKVRPNHVEYGTGIESMDFEGRNLRLDFDHFSVMSLYLPSGTNDARLDFKLRYMAEFQEYIDGLKQKLPNLLICGDYNICHEAIDIHNPKQNKNTSGFLPVERKWIDDFINSGFIDTFRHLNKEPHNYSWWSYRANARNNNKGWRIDYCMASAPLESNIKRAFILPEAKHSDHCPIGVELKF; encoded by the coding sequence ATGAAAGTCTTGTCTTACAATGTGAACGGCATCAGGGCCGCAATGAAAAAGGGTTTTTTAGAATGGTTAAGCGCTTCTGATCCTGATGTGATCTGTATTCAGGAAACAAAGGCGCATAAAGAGCAACTGGAACTGAATCAGTTTGAAGACCTGGGTTATCCTTTTCATTACTGGTTTTCAGCGGAAAAAAAAGGCTATAGCGGGGTTGCTGTTCTTTCCAAGGTAAGGCCCAATCATGTAGAATACGGGACAGGTATTGAAAGCATGGATTTTGAAGGCAGGAACCTGCGATTGGATTTTGATCATTTTTCAGTGATGAGTTTGTACTTACCTTCAGGAACGAATGATGCCCGACTTGATTTTAAGCTCAGGTATATGGCCGAATTTCAGGAGTACATAGATGGATTGAAACAGAAGCTTCCTAATCTGTTGATTTGTGGTGATTACAACATCTGCCATGAAGCCATTGACATTCACAATCCGAAGCAAAATAAAAACACTTCAGGATTTCTACCTGTTGAAAGAAAATGGATCGACGATTTCATCAATAGCGGTTTTATAGACACCTTCAGGCATCTTAACAAAGAACCACACAATTACAGCTGGTGGAGTTACAGGGCCAATGCCAGAAACAATAACAAGGGCTGGAGAATCGATTATTGTATGGCCAGTGCACCTTTGGAATCAAATATTAAAAGGGCCTTTATTTTGCCCGAGGCCAAACACAGTGACCACTGTCCGATTGGGGTGGAACTGAAATTTTAA
- the rlmN gene encoding 23S rRNA (adenine(2503)-C(2))-methyltransferase RlmN, producing MAEKTDIRALSKEALRDFFVAHNMKAFRGNQVYEWLWNKGAHNFESMTNISKDTRNFLTEHFVINHIEVDDMQQSTDGTIKNAIRLHDGLVVESVFIPTPTRTTACVSSQVGCSLNCTFCATARLKKMRNLNPDEIYDQVVAIDRQSRLYKGHKLNNIVFMGMGEPLLNYKNVLKSIEMITSEEGLGMSPRRITLSTVGLHKMIKKLADDEVKFNLAVSLHSAIDEVRSQMMPINDKSNLEDLLDSLQYWYAKTKRVITFEYVVWKGINDKKKDIDALVAYCKKVPSKVNLIEYNAIEEDGFVQADPAAITYYQRELERNNITVNIRHSRGKDIDAACGQLANKTAV from the coding sequence ATGGCTGAGAAAACGGACATAAGGGCACTAAGTAAAGAAGCCTTGCGTGACTTTTTTGTAGCGCATAATATGAAGGCCTTCAGAGGCAATCAGGTTTATGAGTGGCTATGGAACAAAGGAGCTCATAATTTTGAGTCCATGACAAATATCTCCAAGGATACCCGAAATTTTTTGACAGAACATTTTGTGATCAACCACATTGAAGTGGATGATATGCAGCAATCCACGGACGGAACCATAAAGAATGCCATCCGATTGCACGACGGACTGGTAGTGGAATCTGTTTTTATTCCAACTCCCACCCGAACCACGGCATGTGTTTCAAGTCAGGTGGGTTGTAGTTTGAATTGTACGTTTTGCGCAACGGCTCGTCTGAAGAAGATGCGAAATCTTAATCCGGATGAGATCTATGATCAGGTTGTGGCCATTGATCGTCAGAGCAGGTTATACAAGGGACATAAATTGAATAACATTGTATTTATGGGCATGGGAGAGCCACTTCTGAACTATAAAAATGTTCTGAAATCCATTGAAATGATCACTTCGGAAGAGGGATTGGGAATGTCTCCGCGACGAATCACGCTTTCTACGGTCGGGTTGCATAAGATGATCAAGAAGCTTGCCGATGATGAGGTTAAGTTTAATCTGGCCGTGTCTTTGCATTCGGCGATCGATGAGGTTCGGTCTCAAATGATGCCAATTAACGATAAGTCAAACCTCGAGGACCTTTTGGATTCGCTTCAGTACTGGTACGCAAAAACGAAACGTGTGATCACCTTTGAATATGTGGTCTGGAAGGGGATCAATGATAAAAAGAAAGATATTGATGCCTTGGTGGCTTATTGCAAGAAGGTTCCTTCAAAGGTAAACCTCATTGAATACAATGCTATTGAAGAGGATGGTTTTGTTCAGGCCGATCCGGCGGCTATTACTTATTATCAAAGAGAATTGGAACGAAATAATATTACGGTAAATATCAGGCATAGCCGTGGTAAAGACATCGATGCTGCCTGTGGCCAGCTCGCCAATAAAACTGCTGTTTAA